The Verrucomicrobiia bacterium genome window below encodes:
- a CDS encoding low specificity L-threonine aldolase, producing MDEAKRARHFASDNNSGICPEVWAALEEANAGHVTGYGDDPWTEKAKQYVRDLFETDCEVFFVFNGTAANSLAVASMCDSYHSVISFDYSHVMTDECNAPGFFAPGVKMHPVSGENGKIQPDAIDRAARSRRDVHASMPRVVSLTQATELGTVYTTDELAGISKTARDLGLYVHMDGARFANAVASLGVKPREISWELGVDVLCLGGTKNGGAVGDAVVFFNENLPQNFLYRCKQAGQLASKMRFLAAQWIGLLEDGAWLRNAQNANRIAMLLENQLRGLPGVRILYPRQANAVFVDMPRRVFDGLHERGWHFYTDVGPHGARLMCSWDSTAEDVEAFVRDVVDLSK from the coding sequence ATGGACGAAGCGAAACGCGCGCGGCATTTTGCCAGTGACAACAATTCTGGAATCTGTCCGGAGGTGTGGGCGGCGCTGGAGGAGGCCAATGCGGGACACGTGACCGGTTATGGCGACGACCCATGGACGGAGAAGGCGAAGCAGTACGTCCGTGACCTTTTCGAGACGGACTGTGAGGTGTTCTTTGTCTTCAACGGCACGGCGGCCAACTCGCTGGCGGTCGCCAGCATGTGTGATTCCTACCATAGTGTCATTTCCTTTGATTACTCGCACGTGATGACCGACGAATGCAATGCGCCGGGGTTTTTTGCGCCGGGTGTGAAGATGCATCCGGTAAGTGGCGAGAACGGCAAGATCCAACCCGATGCCATCGACCGCGCGGCGCGATCGCGACGCGATGTGCACGCGTCGATGCCGCGCGTGGTGAGCCTCACGCAAGCGACGGAACTCGGCACGGTGTACACAACCGACGAGCTGGCCGGGATTTCGAAGACGGCGCGCGATCTCGGTCTTTACGTGCACATGGACGGCGCACGGTTCGCGAACGCCGTGGCGAGTTTGGGTGTGAAACCGCGCGAGATTTCATGGGAGCTGGGTGTGGACGTTCTCTGCCTCGGCGGGACGAAGAATGGCGGAGCGGTGGGCGATGCCGTGGTGTTCTTCAACGAGAATCTCCCGCAGAACTTTCTCTACCGCTGCAAGCAAGCGGGCCAGCTCGCCTCGAAGATGCGCTTTCTCGCGGCGCAATGGATCGGTTTGCTGGAGGATGGCGCGTGGTTGCGGAACGCGCAAAACGCCAACCGCATTGCCATGCTGCTGGAAAATCAACTGCGCGGGCTGCCCGGCGTTCGCATCCTTTATCCACGCCAGGCGAACGCGGTATTTGTGGACATGCCGCGACGGGTGTTCGACGGCCTGCACGAGCGCGGCTGGCATTTCTACACGGACGTCGGCCCGCACGGGGCGCGCTTGATGTGCTCGTGGGATTCGACGGCGGAAGACGTGGAAGCGTTCGTGCGCGACGTGGTCGATTTGTCGAAGTAA
- a CDS encoding DUF6421 family protein, translating to MSLLTQRKSVRVLFDEYHSESWSISEARAREMQPEYPHNSSYQIAADALAVSDFTVHRNLDKPLRRDVLKGADVLVLLHPCDPKWERTTSTNSPRLSDEEITDIREFVRAGGGLLVVSEYEHDKYGDNLNNLLAPCGLHIENTTVLDTAANVHNNPAWFFAEPVEEDTPLAHFVERACFYQAGTCTASGIARIAWRTGATAVPRHAGVIGTAEFGDGRMVVVTDSLLFGDNHIREFDHQQLWRNVMYWCSAPTFASSVAPATPSVAAKSGAWSSLKGAVNALRMLQEPDGSVTFEKHDEARHLAQAAAGAVQALTPSFPHEADYLNQVLLDLDAWVDGGFKKPDFAKSLALFNPQSQRRDGIEHLWVMPMYTPNASSDWRFEAMIYRVPWPDWLAELERTQYQNGKIVPGHFVDFTEGYNSECAVLFPETVSVAGKGTNNFATIFCDREAKRYQRVVTRAARLTRLEMHPQLECFFNSLPLIMDTYALWDLIHDKSHSVGELPFDPFMIRQRAPFWMYGLEELRVDLRAFCEATRLAREGFLFAHYVTYAVLFDRVFRFPITGTRVRNYDALGGQLLFAYLHQHDILIWHDNHLAVRWDKLYEGIDGLRQELLALYKFGSDASKMSFWLAAHDLVSRYVPPNVASKWKKDSRAITDESDPKKWIDLVHPDEFPLGNFHANLQKKMASV from the coding sequence ATGAGTCTGCTCACGCAACGGAAGTCGGTCCGCGTCCTCTTCGACGAGTACCACAGCGAAAGCTGGTCGATCTCCGAGGCGCGGGCGCGCGAGATGCAGCCCGAGTATCCGCACAATTCATCGTATCAAATCGCTGCCGACGCCCTCGCTGTGAGCGATTTCACAGTCCACCGCAACCTCGATAAACCATTACGGCGCGACGTGCTCAAGGGGGCAGACGTGTTGGTGCTCCTGCATCCGTGCGACCCGAAATGGGAGCGCACCACCTCGACGAATTCGCCGCGATTATCGGACGAGGAGATTACCGATATTCGGGAATTTGTCCGCGCGGGCGGCGGCTTGCTCGTTGTTTCCGAGTACGAGCACGACAAGTACGGCGACAATCTCAACAACCTGCTCGCGCCATGCGGGCTGCACATCGAGAATACGACCGTATTGGACACAGCGGCGAATGTCCATAATAACCCAGCCTGGTTCTTTGCCGAGCCGGTGGAGGAGGACACGCCACTTGCGCATTTCGTCGAGCGCGCCTGCTTCTACCAGGCGGGCACGTGCACCGCTTCGGGAATTGCGCGCATTGCCTGGCGCACGGGCGCGACCGCAGTGCCGCGACACGCAGGCGTGATTGGCACGGCGGAATTCGGTGACGGGCGCATGGTCGTGGTGACGGATTCGCTGCTTTTTGGCGATAACCACATTCGCGAGTTTGATCACCAGCAACTGTGGCGCAACGTCATGTATTGGTGTTCCGCGCCGACGTTTGCGAGCAGTGTCGCGCCGGCCACGCCATCCGTCGCCGCGAAGTCGGGCGCATGGTCGTCATTGAAGGGAGCGGTCAATGCGCTGCGCATGCTGCAGGAGCCAGACGGGAGTGTTACGTTCGAGAAGCATGACGAAGCGCGGCATCTGGCGCAGGCGGCGGCGGGCGCGGTGCAAGCATTGACGCCATCGTTCCCGCATGAGGCGGACTACCTCAATCAGGTGTTGCTTGATCTCGACGCGTGGGTCGATGGGGGATTCAAGAAACCGGATTTCGCAAAGTCGCTGGCGTTGTTCAATCCGCAGTCGCAGCGGCGCGACGGGATCGAGCATCTGTGGGTGATGCCGATGTACACGCCAAACGCGTCGTCGGACTGGCGTTTCGAGGCGATGATTTATCGCGTGCCGTGGCCCGACTGGCTCGCGGAACTGGAGCGGACGCAATATCAGAACGGGAAGATCGTGCCCGGTCATTTTGTTGATTTTACGGAGGGTTACAACAGTGAGTGCGCCGTGCTGTTTCCCGAGACGGTGTCGGTGGCGGGGAAGGGGACGAACAATTTCGCGACAATCTTTTGCGACCGCGAAGCGAAGAGGTATCAGCGCGTTGTGACCCGGGCGGCGCGCCTCACGCGGCTTGAAATGCACCCGCAGTTGGAATGTTTCTTCAATTCGCTTCCACTCATCATGGACACCTACGCGTTGTGGGACCTGATCCACGACAAATCGCACAGCGTCGGCGAACTGCCGTTCGATCCCTTTATGATCCGCCAGCGCGCGCCGTTTTGGATGTATGGTTTGGAGGAATTACGTGTGGACTTGCGCGCCTTTTGCGAAGCGACACGGCTCGCGCGGGAAGGTTTCCTGTTCGCGCACTACGTGACCTACGCGGTGCTCTTCGACCGCGTCTTTCGCTTCCCGATCACAGGCACGCGTGTTCGCAATTACGATGCCCTAGGGGGACAGCTTTTGTTCGCCTACCTGCACCAACATGACATTCTCATCTGGCATGACAACCATCTTGCGGTCCGCTGGGACAAGCTTTACGAAGGCATCGACGGCCTGCGCCAGGAACTGTTGGCGCTCTACAAATTCGGGTCTGACGCCTCGAAGATGAGTTTCTGGCTCGCCGCGCACGATTTGGTTTCCCGCTACGTCCCGCCCAACGTCGCCTCGAAATGGAAGAAGGACTCGCGCGCGATCACGGATGAGAGCGACCCCAAGAAATGGATCGACCTGGTCCACCCCGACGAATTCCCCCTCGGCAATTTCCACGCGAATCTGCAGAAGAAGATGGCCAGTGTGTAG
- a CDS encoding sigma-70 family RNA polymerase sigma factor, producing the protein MLMSKTDAQIDDVQLVARLKQRDRSALEELVQVHGAKMYGVALQFMRNESDAREVMQDALVSIWNKIASFEGKSAFTSWIYRVTANAGLMALRKKKRHENDISLDAVGSDDDDAPLPALQLSDKKPLPDKVVMTGELGEQVRTAIDQLPEPYRVAVLLRDVEELPMAEVMQETGLSEAALKSRLHRARLALREALLPYLKGQDIKKS; encoded by the coding sequence ATGCTCATGTCAAAAACGGACGCCCAAATCGATGATGTTCAGTTGGTCGCTCGCCTCAAGCAGCGTGACCGGTCTGCTTTGGAGGAGCTCGTCCAGGTCCACGGCGCGAAGATGTACGGCGTCGCCCTGCAGTTCATGCGCAATGAGTCCGACGCGCGTGAAGTCATGCAGGATGCCCTCGTTTCCATCTGGAACAAGATCGCCTCGTTCGAGGGCAAATCCGCCTTCACCTCCTGGATCTATCGGGTCACCGCCAACGCGGGGCTGATGGCCTTGCGCAAGAAGAAGCGGCATGAAAACGACATCTCCCTCGACGCCGTCGGGTCCGACGATGACGACGCTCCTTTGCCCGCGTTGCAGTTGAGCGATAAGAAACCGCTCCCCGACAAAGTGGTCATGACCGGCGAACTCGGTGAGCAAGTACGTACCGCGATCGACCAACTGCCGGAGCCCTACCGCGTGGCCGTGCTCCTGCGCGACGTGGAGGAATTACCGATGGCGGAGGTCATGCAGGAAACCGGCTTGAGCGAAGCGGCACTAAAAAGCCGCCTGCATCGGGCACGCTTGGCGCTCCGTGAAGCATTGCTGCCGTACCTGAAAGGTCAGGACATAAAGAAGTCATGA
- a CDS encoding DapH/DapD/GlmU-related protein: MFRAADFFDLKQCSFPELFDGDEHVWDALKRLPDFIKQHLKPAQLCTTIGTPYVADDVFIGKGTVVEHGAVIKGPAIIGENCQIRSSAYIRGDVIVGNDCVLGNASEFKNCMLFNGVQVPHFSYVGDSILGFKAHLGAGVILSNAKSMKGNVMVKYGNDIDTGLRKFGAIIGDGCDIGCNCVLNPGSIIGRNTVLYPNILWRGVCPADSIVKLRQQLEIIVRRK; this comes from the coding sequence ATGTTTCGCGCGGCAGACTTCTTCGATCTGAAGCAGTGTTCTTTTCCGGAATTGTTTGACGGCGACGAACACGTGTGGGACGCGCTGAAGAGACTCCCAGATTTTATCAAGCAACACCTCAAGCCCGCACAATTGTGCACAACCATCGGCACACCGTACGTCGCCGACGATGTGTTCATCGGCAAGGGAACGGTCGTTGAGCACGGCGCGGTAATCAAGGGGCCCGCGATCATCGGCGAGAACTGTCAGATTCGCTCCAGCGCGTACATCCGCGGCGACGTCATCGTGGGCAATGATTGCGTGCTCGGGAACGCGTCCGAATTCAAAAACTGCATGCTCTTCAACGGCGTGCAGGTTCCCCATTTCAGCTACGTTGGTGATTCCATCCTGGGTTTCAAGGCCCACCTTGGTGCCGGTGTGATTCTGTCGAACGCCAAGTCGATGAAAGGCAATGTCATGGTGAAGTATGGCAACGACATCGACACGGGCTTGCGCAAGTTCGGGGCGATCATCGGTGACGGCTGCGACATCGGTTGCAACTGCGTGTTGAATCCCGGCTCGATCATCGGGCGCAACACGGTGCTCTATCCGAACATTCTTTGGCGTGGCGTTTGTCCGGCCGACAGCATTGTCAAGTTGCGGCAGCAGCTCGAGATCATCGTGCGGCGGAAATGA
- a CDS encoding anti-sigma factor: protein MSMKHFLDHLKCLLRPSACSKTKKLLFEFVEGELTPETHRKLEKHIGNCPPCLDYVNSYRSTIVITHHHGLPEEPMPPALKEKLCEFIKQNPDLK from the coding sequence ATGAGCATGAAACATTTCCTGGATCACTTGAAGTGCCTCCTTCGCCCGAGCGCCTGCTCGAAGACAAAGAAGCTGCTCTTCGAATTCGTCGAGGGCGAACTCACTCCCGAGACTCATCGCAAATTGGAGAAGCACATCGGAAATTGCCCTCCCTGTCTCGACTACGTGAATAGCTACCGAAGCACCATCGTGATCACGCATCACCACGGCCTGCCCGAGGAGCCCATGCCGCCCGCACTCAAGGAGAAGCTCTGCGAGTTCATCAAACAGAACCCCGACTTGAAGTGA
- a CDS encoding TIM-barrel domain-containing protein, with translation MMEPRFTFLRVTVLALTFVGCTRTVGRQVEAATEPPVTPHVVRFIYANPSHSYPLASTNNVVTAVVEFNATVLPRKLADDEALWGFGERFDALNMRGRMTETWIADAWGGGNRSYICAPFLISSKGYGLFVNCSGKVRFDCGATVTNELRIEVPESGLDVFEFKGTPREILAAYTKLVGRPRPVPDWVFEPWISRNSYVSEYEIDRVIDKMKAHGLRAGAVVLEAWAEGLQNFRFEQGRYPNPKAWIEKLLGRGYHVVCWETPSIWDSASTYSEASTNGYLVLKPDGSELRVDWLENAVKIDFRKEAARLWWQKLHEPLIAMGVDGFKTDGGERMPDPWFHNLHPFYYQRAVLDAFQDLGKVGVTFARSGTPPCAGDSTFWGGDQSSSWDDFPRVVRAGLSAALSGYPYWGHDIGGYAGTPTKDLYIRWLELGAFSPIMQLHGATPREPWYYDDETVAIAKYYFDLRWALRDYLLAAAKLAREEGVPIWRPLLYEFPNDPATYNIDDEFFLGGDLLVAPMLTESGERTVYLPKGEWVNTWTKEKFTGPKTFTVRPRLAEIPIFIRAERAADFEKIFPPLPTDQRGNAFLELMGATNERGIVPTRRLIRGQKYEKVFITVHNREATETSGEVSVELPNGFTALPAPTQKFMAPARGEARLAFYVNVPVDLAAGSYPISVSWIPDGPFAGETMGLALQFIKSPVGWHVLGPFDGSVGVKFAGELPADRTKEYIGAGGRHVRWRAVGDDCVRDDGYVDFERALGKENNGATSFGATTFQASRAGKARLYVGSGDALTIWLNGKQVFDKQVHRRAEPDEDTVDVELREGENSVLVKISRGIGPNGLYFRVAAGSS, from the coding sequence ATGATGGAGCCGCGTTTCACTTTCCTCCGGGTAACAGTCCTGGCACTGACTTTCGTCGGTTGTACGCGGACTGTCGGACGGCAGGTCGAAGCGGCGACCGAGCCGCCAGTTACGCCGCACGTTGTGCGCTTTATCTACGCGAACCCCTCTCATAGTTATCCTCTCGCAAGCACCAATAATGTTGTTACAGCAGTTGTCGAATTCAATGCCACTGTGCTGCCTCGGAAATTAGCAGATGATGAGGCGCTTTGGGGTTTCGGAGAACGCTTCGATGCGCTGAACATGCGTGGGCGCATGACGGAAACCTGGATCGCTGACGCGTGGGGTGGGGGAAATCGGTCATACATCTGCGCGCCGTTTCTGATCAGCAGCAAGGGCTATGGGCTATTCGTGAATTGCTCAGGCAAAGTGCGATTTGATTGTGGCGCGACCGTCACGAATGAACTGCGCATTGAGGTTCCCGAATCGGGATTGGATGTATTCGAGTTCAAAGGCACACCGCGCGAGATTCTGGCGGCGTACACGAAACTTGTGGGCCGGCCGCGGCCGGTGCCGGATTGGGTGTTTGAGCCGTGGATTTCGCGCAACTCCTACGTCTCGGAGTACGAAATCGATCGTGTGATCGACAAGATGAAAGCGCACGGGCTCAGGGCGGGCGCGGTGGTGCTGGAAGCGTGGGCGGAAGGTTTGCAGAATTTTCGGTTCGAACAGGGGCGATATCCGAACCCAAAGGCATGGATCGAGAAACTGCTCGGGCGTGGCTATCACGTCGTCTGCTGGGAGACACCGAGCATCTGGGATAGCGCAAGCACCTACTCGGAAGCCAGTACGAACGGCTATCTCGTCTTGAAACCTGACGGCAGCGAACTGCGGGTGGACTGGCTGGAGAATGCGGTGAAGATCGATTTCCGCAAAGAAGCGGCGCGGTTGTGGTGGCAGAAGTTGCACGAGCCGCTGATTGCAATGGGTGTGGACGGTTTCAAAACTGACGGTGGCGAACGGATGCCTGACCCGTGGTTCCATAATCTGCATCCGTTTTATTATCAGCGGGCCGTGCTGGATGCGTTCCAGGATCTCGGCAAGGTGGGAGTGACGTTTGCGCGATCCGGCACGCCGCCCTGCGCTGGTGACTCAACCTTCTGGGGAGGAGACCAATCTTCGTCGTGGGATGATTTCCCGCGCGTGGTGCGGGCAGGACTCAGCGCCGCATTGTCCGGTTATCCGTATTGGGGGCACGACATTGGCGGCTACGCGGGCACGCCGACGAAGGACCTCTACATACGATGGCTGGAACTCGGCGCATTCAGCCCGATCATGCAACTACACGGCGCGACGCCGCGCGAGCCGTGGTATTACGACGACGAGACGGTAGCCATCGCGAAATATTATTTCGACCTGCGCTGGGCGTTGCGCGATTACCTCCTTGCCGCCGCGAAACTTGCGCGAGAAGAGGGTGTTCCGATATGGAGACCGCTCTTGTATGAGTTCCCGAATGATCCCGCGACGTACAACATTGATGACGAATTCTTTCTGGGCGGCGACCTGCTCGTTGCTCCCATGTTGACGGAATCTGGTGAGCGGACCGTGTACCTCCCCAAAGGGGAATGGGTGAATACATGGACGAAGGAGAAATTCACGGGACCCAAGACCTTTACAGTACGACCGAGACTCGCGGAGATTCCCATCTTCATTCGCGCGGAACGCGCGGCTGACTTCGAGAAGATTTTCCCACCACTGCCGACCGACCAACGAGGCAATGCGTTTCTTGAGCTTATGGGCGCGACAAACGAGCGCGGTATTGTGCCGACAAGACGGCTGATTCGCGGACAAAAATATGAGAAAGTATTTATCACCGTGCACAATCGGGAGGCAACGGAAACCAGCGGCGAAGTAAGTGTGGAGCTACCGAACGGATTCACGGCGCTACCAGCCCCGACACAGAAGTTCATGGCGCCTGCGCGTGGTGAAGCCAGGCTGGCGTTTTACGTGAATGTGCCGGTCGATTTGGCAGCGGGAAGTTACCCCATTTCTGTTAGTTGGATTCCCGACGGTCCATTTGCTGGAGAAACAATGGGACTTGCGCTGCAATTCATCAAGTCCCCAGTGGGTTGGCACGTGCTTGGGCCGTTTGACGGCAGTGTGGGAGTGAAGTTTGCCGGTGAATTGCCGGCAGATCGCACCAAGGAATACATAGGCGCGGGCGGTCGTCATGTGAGATGGCGAGCCGTTGGCGATGATTGTGTGCGGGACGATGGGTACGTGGATTTCGAGAGGGCGCTGGGCAAAGAGAACAATGGCGCGACATCATTCGGCGCGACGACGTTCCAAGCGAGCCGGGCTGGCAAAGCACGATTGTATGTGGGCAGCGGCGATGCGCTGACGATTTGGTTGAATGGAAAACAGGTGTTCGACAAGCAGGTGCATCGCCGCGCGGAGCCTGACGAAGATACGGTGGACGTGGAGCTGCGCGAGGGAGAAAACTCGGTACTGGTGAAAATCAGTCGTGGGATTGGTCCGAACGGGCTTTACTTCCGCGTGGCGGCGGGTTCTTCGTAA
- a CDS encoding thioredoxin domain-containing protein — protein sequence MAGDTTSRKPNRLIHEKSPYLLQHAYNPVDWYPWGEEAFARARKENRPIFLSIGYSTCHWCHVMERESFENEGIAAVMNQYFICIKVDREERPDIDKVYMTAVQATTGSGGWPMSVWLTPELKPFFCGTYFPPDSRYGRPGFKDLLQRVHDVWEGNHTGVLAQASQIMETINRYASVGEGNSSNRPLDEVPLSLGFDQFRTSYDAVHGGFSMAPKFPRPVALNFLFRYQARTNEAAAGEMALHTLRAMGEGGLFDQLGGGFHRYSVDQKWLVSHFEKMLYDQAQLISSYIDAYRITRDPFYADIARRTCDYVLRDMTSPEGGFYSAEDADSEGVEGKFYVWTRDEIDKIIGDKDKADIFCRYYGVEREGNWEHSNNVLHVALTPEETAKLFHKSGKEITAILDEGRAKLFAAREKRVRPHRDEKILTAWNGLMISAFARAAQALDEPKYRVAAEKAAQYILASRLKDSKLTRTATVSAMVEDYAFFANGLVDLYEADFDPLWLRKATELADAMLARFYDAKEGGFFQTDGRDPSVIVRSKEDYDGAEPSGNSMATLLLLRLAQFTDRADYRNAAEKTLQLFGGHLTKAPQVVPQMLCALDFYLSKPKQIVIAGKADAADTRAMLRALHDRYLPNAIVVLADSGESQKALVRFLPFLETIKPMDGKATAYVCVNYACQLPTSDLSKMLALLQTMHPQNEPDAGKHQR from the coding sequence ATGGCTGGCGACACCACATCACGCAAACCGAATCGTTTGATCCACGAGAAGAGCCCGTATCTGTTGCAGCACGCCTACAATCCCGTGGATTGGTATCCGTGGGGGGAAGAGGCATTCGCGAGGGCGCGCAAGGAGAACAGGCCGATCTTTTTGTCCATCGGCTACTCGACGTGCCACTGGTGCCATGTCATGGAGCGCGAGTCGTTTGAGAATGAGGGCATCGCCGCGGTGATGAACCAATACTTTATCTGCATCAAGGTAGACCGCGAAGAACGGCCGGATATTGACAAGGTTTACATGACGGCGGTGCAGGCCACGACAGGCAGCGGTGGCTGGCCGATGAGTGTGTGGCTGACGCCGGAGCTGAAACCGTTTTTCTGTGGGACCTATTTTCCGCCGGACTCGCGCTACGGTCGTCCCGGCTTCAAGGATTTGCTTCAGCGCGTGCACGACGTGTGGGAAGGGAACCACACCGGGGTGCTGGCCCAGGCGAGCCAAATCATGGAAACCATCAACCGGTATGCGAGCGTCGGCGAGGGCAACTCCTCGAACCGTCCGCTTGATGAAGTACCGCTCAGCCTGGGGTTCGATCAGTTCCGCACCTCGTACGACGCGGTGCATGGCGGGTTCAGCATGGCGCCGAAGTTCCCGCGCCCGGTTGCCTTGAATTTTCTTTTCCGCTACCAGGCGCGGACGAATGAAGCTGCGGCGGGCGAGATGGCGTTGCACACCTTGCGGGCGATGGGCGAGGGCGGGTTGTTCGATCAACTTGGCGGCGGCTTCCATCGCTACAGCGTCGATCAAAAATGGCTGGTGTCACATTTTGAAAAGATGCTCTACGACCAGGCGCAACTCATTTCCAGCTACATCGACGCGTATCGGATCACGCGCGATCCGTTTTATGCAGACATTGCTCGACGCACGTGTGATTACGTGTTGCGTGACATGACGAGCCCCGAAGGCGGGTTTTATTCGGCGGAGGACGCTGACAGCGAGGGAGTGGAAGGCAAATTCTACGTCTGGACGCGCGACGAGATCGACAAGATCATCGGCGACAAGGACAAGGCGGACATTTTCTGCCGCTACTACGGCGTTGAGCGTGAGGGGAATTGGGAACACAGCAACAATGTGCTGCACGTTGCGCTCACGCCGGAGGAAACCGCCAAGTTATTTCACAAGTCAGGGAAGGAAATCACAGCGATCCTGGACGAAGGGCGGGCGAAACTATTTGCGGCCCGTGAAAAACGGGTGCGGCCGCATCGTGACGAGAAGATCCTGACAGCGTGGAACGGGTTGATGATCTCCGCGTTCGCGCGGGCCGCGCAAGCGCTCGATGAACCCAAATACCGCGTCGCCGCAGAGAAAGCGGCGCAGTACATTCTTGCCAGTCGACTCAAGGACAGCAAGCTGACACGCACGGCGACGGTGTCGGCGATGGTCGAAGATTATGCGTTCTTCGCCAACGGTCTGGTGGATCTTTATGAAGCGGACTTCGATCCGCTGTGGTTGCGGAAGGCCACGGAACTTGCGGACGCCATGCTGGCGCGGTTTTACGATGCGAAGGAGGGTGGGTTTTTCCAGACAGATGGACGTGACCCAAGTGTCATCGTTCGCTCCAAGGAGGACTACGACGGTGCCGAGCCCAGCGGCAATTCGATGGCGACACTGCTCCTGCTACGGCTCGCGCAGTTTACCGACCGGGCCGACTATCGCAACGCCGCGGAAAAGACGCTGCAGCTTTTTGGCGGTCATCTGACGAAAGCACCACAAGTTGTGCCGCAGATGCTTTGCGCGCTGGATTTTTATCTCAGTAAGCCGAAGCAGATTGTTATCGCGGGCAAGGCTGACGCTGCCGACACGCGGGCGATGCTGCGCGCGCTCCACGACCGCTATCTGCCGAACGCCATCGTGGTTCTTGCCGACAGTGGTGAATCGCAGAAGGCACTGGTGAGATTTCTGCCGTTTCTAGAAACGATCAAACCGATGGACGGCAAAGCCACCGCGTATGTGTGTGTCAATTACGCCTGCCAGTTGCCCACAAGCGATTTGAGCAAGATGCTGGCGCTGCTACAGACCATGCATCCACAGAACGAACCAGACGCAGGCAAACATCAGCGGTAG
- a CDS encoding glycogen-binding domain-containing protein: MNRVLLMLLTVASTAVAQTHFPTQSPALLPQKTEGGILFRCYAPEAHIVYLAGDFNGWASNVDGRITNVAFAMTGPGTNGVWRKTVKLNAGVYHFKFNANGEGSGWFAPDSIDERDGDQNAILHINAAGEVLIASGRNPKWKPQYTSHGVLLACYAPKAHLVYLAGDFNDWGHNRDGLVFDPRFVMHGPDGDGVWRSEVELKPGRHLYQFVIDGDHWIADPNGDETDKDGHSVVEVR; the protein is encoded by the coding sequence ATGAACCGTGTGCTGTTGATGTTGTTGACGGTCGCGTCAACCGCCGTCGCGCAGACACACTTCCCCACGCAATCGCCTGCGCTTCTCCCTCAAAAGACTGAGGGCGGCATTCTTTTTCGCTGCTACGCGCCCGAGGCGCACATCGTGTATCTGGCGGGCGACTTTAACGGCTGGGCAAGCAATGTAGACGGCCGCATCACCAACGTTGCATTTGCGATGACCGGGCCCGGCACCAACGGCGTCTGGCGCAAAACCGTGAAGCTCAATGCGGGCGTCTATCATTTCAAATTCAACGCAAACGGCGAGGGGAGCGGGTGGTTTGCACCCGACTCGATTGACGAACGCGACGGTGACCAGAACGCCATCCTCCACATTAACGCCGCTGGCGAGGTCCTCATTGCCAGTGGGCGCAACCCGAAGTGGAAACCGCAATACACTTCTCACGGCGTACTGCTGGCGTGCTATGCGCCCAAGGCCCATCTGGTTTATCTCGCGGGTGATTTTAATGACTGGGGCCACAATCGCGACGGTCTCGTTTTTGATCCGCGGTTCGTCATGCACGGCCCGGATGGCGACGGTGTGTGGCGTTCGGAAGTCGAGTTGAAGCCGGGTAGACATCTCTACCAGTTTGTCATCGACGGCGACCATTGGATTGCTGATCCAAACGGCGACGAGACTGACAAGGATGGCCATTCCGTGGTGGAGGTGAGATGA